The following coding sequences are from one Halobacteriovorax sp. JY17 window:
- a CDS encoding DUF547 domain-containing protein: MKFLKIIFLLLLTQKSFSFDHTHSTWQKVLTENVHLKNKQSLVDYKKIKSTPLDLNKYLMELTSLSREEYDKFTREQKLSLMINAYNAFTIKLVVDHYPVKSIKDISTLFSSAFKKDFFTFLGHQRNLDWIEHEVIRKKFKEPRIHFALVCASISCPNLQAKAFTEKNLESLLQSSATYFINNTNKNDYKDGTLYLSKIFKWYRLDFKGLIPFIKKYSKKKEMTKDTPISWLNYNWDLNEWK, translated from the coding sequence ATGAAATTTTTAAAAATCATTTTCCTACTATTACTTACTCAGAAGTCATTTTCTTTTGACCACACTCATTCAACGTGGCAGAAGGTTTTGACGGAGAATGTTCATTTGAAGAACAAACAAAGCTTAGTCGATTACAAGAAGATAAAATCAACTCCACTAGATTTAAATAAATATCTTATGGAGCTTACTTCTCTCTCTAGAGAAGAATATGATAAGTTTACTCGTGAGCAGAAATTATCTTTAATGATTAATGCCTATAATGCTTTTACAATAAAGCTTGTAGTCGATCACTACCCAGTTAAAAGTATTAAAGATATTAGTACACTCTTTTCCAGTGCTTTCAAAAAAGACTTCTTTACCTTTTTAGGACATCAGAGAAATCTCGACTGGATTGAACACGAGGTCATTAGAAAGAAGTTTAAAGAGCCTAGGATTCACTTTGCTCTAGTTTGTGCGAGTATAAGTTGTCCTAATCTCCAAGCAAAGGCCTTCACAGAAAAGAACCTAGAGTCTCTACTACAAAGTAGTGCCACTTACTTTATTAATAATACAAATAAGAATGATTACAAGGATGGGACTCTCTACTTATCTAAGATTTTCAAATGGTACCGCTTAGACTTTAAAGGTCTCATTCCTTTTATAAAGAAATATTCAAAGAAAAAAGAGATGACTAAAGATACTCCGATAAGCTGGTTAAATTACAATTGGGATTTAAACGAATGGAAATAA
- a CDS encoding radical SAM protein yields MEIKQYKKWENLYTTAKNEERGKVSFKKLEVLWFNTGTLCNLSCENCYIESNPKNDRLVYLTLDDVKKYIDEVKENQWELESIGITGGEPFLNPHIIDILRECLSLNIPVLVLTNAHKVLKRWEKKLIELKDEYGDLLRLRVSLDHYTKEVHEGERGDGTFNPTLKSMQWLYQNGFHISIAGRSLFKESEEVAKKGYQDLVDSNQIKLKLDKDTLVIFPEMNATEDVPEITVDCWNILNVSPSDQMCATQRMIVRRKNEETPKVLSCTLIAYNKEFELGTTLRESFKDIHLNHPFCSKFCVLGGASCSSTK; encoded by the coding sequence ATGGAAATAAAGCAATATAAGAAGTGGGAAAATCTCTACACGACAGCAAAGAACGAAGAGCGTGGAAAGGTTTCTTTTAAGAAATTAGAAGTACTCTGGTTTAATACTGGAACCCTTTGCAATTTATCTTGTGAGAATTGCTATATTGAATCTAACCCTAAGAATGATCGTCTTGTTTACTTAACATTAGATGACGTCAAAAAATACATAGACGAAGTCAAAGAAAACCAATGGGAGCTAGAGAGTATAGGAATCACTGGAGGTGAGCCTTTTTTAAATCCTCATATTATTGATATCCTAAGAGAGTGCCTCTCTTTAAATATCCCAGTCCTTGTTCTAACAAATGCCCATAAAGTTTTAAAGAGATGGGAGAAGAAATTAATAGAGCTTAAAGACGAGTATGGAGATCTCTTACGGCTTCGGGTCTCACTCGATCACTACACTAAAGAAGTTCACGAGGGCGAGCGTGGTGATGGAACTTTTAATCCCACCTTAAAGAGCATGCAGTGGTTATATCAAAATGGTTTCCATATCAGCATTGCAGGAAGATCACTCTTTAAAGAAAGCGAAGAAGTCGCGAAAAAAGGTTATCAAGACTTAGTCGATTCAAATCAGATCAAACTAAAGCTAGATAAAGATACCTTAGTCATCTTTCCAGAGATGAATGCCACTGAAGATGTTCCAGAAATTACCGTTGATTGCTGGAATATACTCAATGTCTCCCCTAGTGATCAGATGTGTGCCACTCAGAGAATGATTGTTAGAAGAAAGAATGAAGAGACTCCTAAAGTTCTCTCTTGTACTTTAATTGCTTACAATAAAGAGTTTGAACTAGGTACAACTCTCAGAGAATCCTTTAAAGATATTCACCTCAACCATCCATTTTGTTCAAAATTCTGCGTCTTAGGTGGAGCAAGTTGCTCAAGTACTAAATAA
- a CDS encoding trypsin-like serine protease — protein sequence MLVKSAAVVALLSLISISSNASEKSICGVDDRVPSTDTKVARALDSRTGSGGCTVTMIGRTCAISAGHCKSVLKIAEFNTPMSDRRGRIQHPGVEDVYEIDQESIVYKNGGVGNDYAVMKVLPNNVTGAYAGDVQGNYNVTFDRPAKGELIRITGYGLDNNDNDRNLAQQTHTGEIMSTTSRSGNSTMTHVADTMGGNSGSSILKESTSEIVAIHTHGGCSSRGGSNSSTLIADHQILKDAITACLATEPQD from the coding sequence ATGTTAGTAAAATCTGCAGCGGTTGTTGCTCTATTAAGTCTAATTTCAATTTCATCAAATGCATCAGAGAAATCAATCTGCGGAGTTGATGATAGAGTACCATCTACAGATACTAAAGTTGCAAGAGCTCTTGATTCAAGAACTGGATCAGGTGGTTGTACAGTAACAATGATCGGTCGTACTTGCGCCATTTCAGCAGGTCACTGTAAATCAGTTCTAAAAATTGCAGAATTCAATACTCCAATGTCAGATAGAAGAGGAAGAATCCAACACCCAGGTGTTGAAGACGTTTACGAAATTGATCAAGAGTCAATTGTTTATAAGAACGGTGGAGTTGGAAACGATTACGCTGTAATGAAAGTTCTTCCAAATAATGTTACAGGTGCATACGCAGGTGACGTTCAAGGTAATTATAATGTAACTTTTGATAGACCAGCTAAAGGCGAGCTTATCAGAATTACTGGTTACGGTCTTGATAACAATGATAACGATAGAAACCTAGCTCAACAAACTCACACGGGTGAGATCATGAGTACAACTTCAAGGTCAGGAAATTCTACAATGACTCACGTTGCGGATACAATGGGTGGAAACTCTGGTTCTTCTATTCTTAAAGAATCTACAAGTGAAATCGTAGCTATTCATACTCACGGTGGATGTTCTTCAAGAGGTGGATCTAACTCTTCGACTCTAATTGCTGATCACCAAATTTTAAAAGATGCTATTACAGCTTGTCTTGCGACAGAACCACAAGACTAG
- a CDS encoding ISL3 family transposase, with protein MRLPRFISKITPGFEVIDIKEWISKGYIEIYLKNKEESPRTCNKCGHNLDNAKVGEHRIKVRSLDIHKFKTYLILKRQKHFCGNCKKVRSETLDFISKESPHVTEEYAWWLGRLCEISPVSRAAEFTGNSPMTMWRFDFARMRRLFQNYKIPKVSRISVDEVYARRQKYYKKESRDKRFFTIISDLKTGRVVWVSESRSKEALDEFFHIIGEERCKEIEVVAGDQFDGYKKSVEENCPHATFVWDRFHIMQTFEKYVNDDRAWLSGHMCKGEMKRMTRGKFKQLFLKKAERRDKFENRHINDVLKDNHYFVLLELIKEGMFQIYQSKNEIEARDKFDEMGEWIKQSKVFYNLEKWWKTFDSNWNTFKNYFKYRVSSSLSEGINNVIKTVKKRAYGYRNMAYFKLKILQVCGFLNSKYVPIDFQ; from the coding sequence ATGAGATTACCTAGATTTATATCAAAAATCACCCCCGGATTTGAAGTTATTGACATAAAAGAATGGATTTCAAAAGGTTACATAGAGATCTATCTTAAAAACAAAGAAGAAAGTCCTCGAACTTGCAACAAGTGTGGCCATAACCTAGATAATGCTAAAGTTGGTGAGCACAGAATCAAGGTTCGCTCCCTAGATATTCATAAATTTAAAACCTATTTAATTTTAAAAAGACAAAAACATTTCTGTGGAAATTGTAAAAAAGTTCGATCAGAGACTCTTGATTTTATTTCTAAAGAAAGTCCTCATGTCACAGAGGAGTATGCTTGGTGGCTTGGTAGGCTTTGTGAAATCTCTCCTGTCAGTCGTGCCGCTGAATTTACAGGCAATAGTCCTATGACAATGTGGCGCTTTGACTTTGCTCGAATGAGGAGACTTTTTCAAAATTATAAAATCCCTAAAGTCTCAAGAATTTCAGTAGATGAAGTCTATGCTCGAAGACAAAAGTATTACAAAAAAGAATCGAGAGATAAGAGATTTTTTACAATTATTTCAGATCTAAAAACAGGAAGAGTTGTGTGGGTGTCAGAGTCACGCTCTAAAGAAGCGCTGGACGAGTTCTTTCACATTATTGGAGAAGAACGCTGTAAAGAAATAGAGGTTGTAGCAGGAGATCAATTTGATGGTTATAAGAAAAGTGTTGAGGAGAATTGTCCGCACGCAACTTTTGTCTGGGATAGATTTCACATTATGCAGACTTTTGAAAAGTATGTGAATGATGATAGAGCCTGGCTTAGTGGACATATGTGTAAAGGAGAGATGAAGAGAATGACTCGGGGGAAATTCAAACAGCTCTTCTTAAAAAAAGCAGAGCGGAGAGATAAGTTTGAGAACCGGCATATTAATGATGTTCTTAAAGATAATCATTACTTTGTCTTGCTTGAATTAATTAAGGAAGGAATGTTTCAAATTTATCAATCAAAAAATGAAATAGAAGCTAGAGATAAGTTTGATGAAATGGGGGAATGGATAAAGCAGTCTAAGGTCTTTTACAATTTAGAAAAGTGGTGGAAGACCTTTGATTCAAACTGGAATACATTTAAAAATTACTTCAAATATAGAGTAAGTTCATCACTCTCAGAAGGAATTAATAATGTAATAAAGACGGTAAAGAAAAGGGCCTATGGATACAGAAATATGGCCTATTTTAAGCTTAAAATACTTCAAGTATGTGGTTTTCTTAACTCTAAATATGTACCAATAGACTTTCAATGA